Genomic segment of Ptychodera flava strain L36383 unplaced genomic scaffold, AS_Pfla_20210202 Scaffold_78__1_contigs__length_561843_pilon, whole genome shotgun sequence:
gtataaaaaaataaaactctaTAGAATGGTgtgttttacattatttaaGATGCAAGTCCAGGACAAATTGTCGTCACATAACCATTTCTACCGAAGTGACATAATTGGATAATGAAGGCAAATCACTTTCAACATGTAATTGATTCGTGTGAGGAAAAGGcgtgaaaattggaaattaAACATCATTTTATGGCAATATTATATACCCGTTGCAAATGATATGGCAGTGTTGTGGTTCCCTTGATCCATTAAATCATGGGTAATAACTGCAGTTCAAAACTCGCCTAGATTTGCATAAACTGTGTGGGCATATAAtcatcaaaacagaatatattgaaggaataaactttgGCAGGCTGTCGCGTAAGTAATATGCTGTCGCGTAGATCGTGGAATAAACGCGTCTTTGCCAGCCAGTCACTACAGCCGAGAAAAGTCAAGAGACTTTGCCTACTTTAAAACTCACCGAGATCAACAGTTTCGTCAAGTTTTAGAGGTACGATATTTTTGCGACGGCTGTCGGCATAGCTCGCTTCTTTGTTGCAGTTAACAGAGTCCTTGTAGGCTTTGCTGACACACAGCAAGACAGCACTTGAATTGTCGACACCCTCAGTCATCGCCCAGGCAATACTACCTGAAACAATAGTGAGCAAAAACAGCACAGTAAGCAGATTCATATTACCACAGTGGTGGGCGAATTCTTGACAGATTCGATTGTTCCATTTCAGAAGTAACCCAATCTTTGAGTCCTTAATATGATACACTGTTTCCCTTATGAAAGGCTTCAATATCTGTTTTAATGAGCTTAAATTTGTAATCAGCACACTATTGATTGCATATAGGATATATGTCAAGTTCTTCTTTAAGTCCCCCTCCCTTGAAAGTTAATTGTTCAATATTGACAGCCGTTCCCATTATTTCCTTACTGTGATACTTCCAATCACACTTGCCCATACTCAGCATGAATGACATCgcattattgaaatgaaaaacctTGTATTTGTGTTCCAAAAACGGATCAGTATTTAAGATAACTGTAGCTGCAAATATAAACCATCAATTACAAAGTATTTATACTTAGAACAATCCCAGTCAACAGACCTTCCTCGTGGCGCAGTTCCATCCCTATTCTATAACCTTTCTCTTCAAGTGCCTCTTTGATGATCATCACCTCCTGAAGGTTTTCCCAGTTGTATGATATCATGATGTGTTCTTCGTCTTGTAGTGACATCAGtgtgatttatttttacaaTTAGTTGATTCTGGAAGAGAATCGCCCTTGTCTATGATCATGATTGAAGACAAATGCATAGATAGTTTAAGAGTTACCCTTCTTTATGCACATATGAAGAAACCAGCATAACCGACTACTCAACTTAACTTTAGTCCAAACGCTActgttcatattta
This window contains:
- the LOC139128913 gene encoding uncharacterized protein; the protein is MSLQDEEHIMISYNWENLQEVMIIKEALEEKGYRIGMELRHEEGSIAWAMTEGVDNSSAVLLCVSKAYKDSVNCNKEASYADSRRKNIVPLKLDETVDLDGWISHMVEGRRCYDFYDFKYFKESVDGLDKELVSLGVQKQGNIYSANVGQHKYIGDPDKILKTKETYKKKT